ATAGACCGGCTTGATCCAGCGGACTTCGTCCACGCCGGGCGAGCCCATGCTGGTGGAGCGGTCGCCCATCGACTGTACCAGCAGCCGCATGATGATGCCGCAGGTCATCCAGCCGCTGGAGATCAGCCCGCCGTAGATGCTCTGCTCGGCGGCGGCCTTGTCGATGTGGAACGGCTGGGGGTCGTACTGCCTGGCGAACGCGACGATTTCCTCTTCGGTCACGTGGTAGCTGCCGAGCGGGATCTCGCTGCCGACGACGTAGTCTTCGAAATACATCTTGCTGGACATCGGGGGCTCCAAAGCAAAAAACCGCGCTCGGGGTGGCCGGCGCGGTTCGGGTCAATCGATGCGGTCAGGCGGCTTCCTGGAAGCCGGGCTGGCTGGCAAAGCGTCCCAGGTGGTGGTCCACGTCGCCGAAGGTCGTGTTGATCAGCGTCAGCCGCTTGAACATGTGCGCGGCCGGCAGTTCGTCGGTCACGCCCATGCCGCCGTGGATCTGCACCGCCTCCTGGCCGACCGAGCGGGCCGCCTGGCCCACGCGCGCCTTGGCGGCGGACACGTAGCGGCGGCGCTCCTCGGGCGACGCCTCCTCGAAGCGCGCCGCGGCCAGCAGCGTGATCGAGCGCGACTGCTCGGCATGGATGAACATCTCGACCATGCGGTGCTGCAGCGCCTGGAAGCGGGCGATGGGCACGCCAAACTGCTGGCGCGTCTTGGCGTATTCGAGCGTGGCGGCGTTCAGCGTATCCATCACGCCAACGGCCTCGGCGCAGAGCAGCACGGCGGCATAGTCGGCCGTGGCCTCCAGCACGTCCCAGCCCTTGCCTTCGGCGCCCAGCAGCGTGGCGGGGGCGTCGGTGAACGTCACGTCGGCCGCGCGCAGGTTGTCGATCGTGCGGTAGTCCTTGACGCTGACGCCCGCGCCCAGCGTGTCGACCAGGAACAGCGAGATGCCATCGCGGTCAGACTGGCCGCCGGCCGTACGGGCCGACACCACCAGCTT
This sequence is a window from Cupriavidus pauculus. Protein-coding genes within it:
- a CDS encoding acyl-CoA dehydrogenase family protein; the encoded protein is MNFNLSDEQKQLSDAIRRFVEKSYDFESRKKNIKTDAGFGEQAWGALVELGLTALPVPEAQGGFSGTAVDMMVVQEQLGRGLVVEPYFATVVATQALKLAGGQDALLEQVAGGEVKLATAFNEPQARYELHNVTVTAKGGKLNGRKVVVIHGAQADKLVVSARTAGGQSDRDGISLFLVDTLGAGVSVKDYRTIDNLRAADVTFTDAPATLLGAEGKGWDVLEATADYAAVLLCAEAVGVMDTLNAATLEYAKTRQQFGVPIARFQALQHRMVEMFIHAEQSRSITLLAAARFEEASPEERRRYVSAAKARVGQAARSVGQEAVQIHGGMGVTDELPAAHMFKRLTLINTTFGDVDHHLGRFASQPGFQEAA
- a CDS encoding MaoC family dehydratase; the protein is MSSKMYFEDYVVGSEIPLGSYHVTEEEIVAFARQYDPQPFHIDKAAAEQSIYGGLISSGWMTCGIIMRLLVQSMGDRSTSMGSPGVDEVRWIKPVYAGDTLTASLKILDARPSSSKPDRGVVMTQWVGTNQKGEVVCTVKGMGMYKRRPA